One Pocillopora verrucosa isolate sample1 chromosome 10, ASM3666991v2, whole genome shotgun sequence genomic window carries:
- the LOC131800076 gene encoding sperm microtubule associated protein 1 yields MAQPQYKLARFAKYGPPPLTQEQKLKKEKGFVLDAVAVSTLSDDSGRANPKMATAIPPYNAQKDRHSKGYFEKPVVRKLLKKTDQECPGDSIAGKQMDKFYDKGMMGDYIKRRNSAGAGHSTSQVGGHGLFMENILPLNGFNGCFGFRRNTPSLRNHPSVFIGKIDSRSVVP; encoded by the exons ATGGCTCAGCCTCAGTACAAACTTGCTCGATTTGCAAAGTACGGTCCACCGCCCCTGACCCAAGAGCAAAAACTGAAGAAGGAGAAAGGGTTTGTTCTCGATGCTGTAGCGGTTAGCACTCTATCAGACGACTCCGGCCGAGCTAATCCGAAAATGGCGACCGCTATTCCACCGTACAATGCTCAAAAGGACAGGCATTCTAAAGGATATTTCGAAAAACCTGTCGTcagaaagcttttgaaaaaGACAGACCAG GAGTGTCCTGGTGACTCAATAGCAGGCAAGCAAATGGACAAATTCTATGACAAAGGCATGATGGGTGACTACATCAAACGCCGCAACAGTGCAGGGGCTG GTCATTCAACAAGTCAAGTGGGAGGTCATGGTTTGTTCATGGAAAATATTCTCCCTCTTAATGGTTTCAATGGTtgttttggatttcgaagaaACACTCCTTCGCTTCGAAACCACCCATCAGTTTTCATAg GGAAAATTGATAGCCGCTCAGTAGTTCCATGA